Genomic DNA from Paenibacillus sp. MBLB1832:
GTCCTAACTTGTGGACAGGGTTATCACTCGTTCGCTCGGGCGGCGCCATTCTCATTGTCGGTACGGCTGATCAAGTTGCCGATCGTTTGGTTGAATATGCCGAGCTGGGCATTTCATCCTTCATTTTATCGGGGTATCCCCATTTAGAAGAAGCAGAAACCTTCGGGCAGGGGGCTCTTCCTCTTTTCAGAGAGAAATGGCAGCACAAACTTGCCATACAAGATGAACAATCCACCACTACCATTTAATTATTTAGGAGGGTCTAACTCATGCGTAAATCCAGTTTAAGATACAGTTTCCTTGTTGCCTCACTCTCTATCATTTCCTTTCTTACGGCTTGCGGTTCATCCTCCTCGACAGGAGCTAGTCCTGCGGCTTCAGCGGTATCTACAGCATCAAGCACGGCGGCGGCAACAACGTCCGCAAAGCCCGTGACAATCTCCTTCCTACACTGGCGTGGGGAGGACGTGAACTCATTGAATGGCATTATCACGAAATTCCAAGCTGAGAACCCTAACATCAAAGTGGAAATGCAGACGATGCCATCCGAGCAATATCAATCGACAGCCCAAGCGAAGCTTGCTGACGGTTCAGTAGGCGATGTGTTCACATCGTTCCCAGGCGCACAGTTCGAGGCGTTGGCGAAAGCGGGCATTTTCACCGATCTATCCAGCGAAAAGTTTCTAAGTAATTTTAACGACACCTTGATTCAAGTGGGTAAAAAAGACGGCAAACAGGTAGCTGTTCCGTACCAGCTTGTTTACAATGATCCCATTTACAATGTGAAACTGTTCCAAAAATATAATCTAACACCACCGAAGGATTGGGCTGGCTTCTTGGCTCTTTGTGAAACATTGAAAAAGAATGGCATCATCCCGATCGCATTTGCAGGCGCGGATATCGGTCCTGGTCAATTCATGAACACGATGGTCATGAACAATGAACCAAGCACAGATATTTTCACCAAAGTAGAAGCAGGTCAAGCGAAACTAACAGATGAGTTCTGGGTGAAAACGTTGACGCAGTTTAAAGAGTTAAATGACAAAGGCTATTTGCAGCCTGATGCCCTTGGTACGAAAGATGCAGCGGCCGGCGCGCTGTTCATTCAAGAAAAAGCAGCCATTCTCGCTAGTGGATCCTATCAATTGGCTCAAAACAAAAAGCAAAATTCGAACCTGGAACAAAAGTTATTAGCACCAATCACTGTCGCTGCAGACCAGGCGAAATTCGAAGGTGTACATACAAGTACATTTATGTTAGCCGTGAACAGCAAGTCTAAGCATCCTGCGGAAGCGAAGAAATTCATTGAGTTTTTGAGCAAAAAGGACATTGCAGGGACCTACGCCAACGAAACCGGGCAGAACGTGACTGTGAAAGATGTGCAATATACCACGCCTGAGCTGCAAGTGGCGACGGAATGGTCAAGCAAGAAAACATTGTTCCAACCGCGTTTCAGCATCACCAATGCGGACAATCAAAAAGCCGTTACCAACTCCATTCAAGCCGTGCTAAGCGGTAAATCGCCTCAAGATGCAGCGAAAGAAGCGCAAGCGATTATCGATCAGCACCTCGTGAAATAAGATGAGTCACAATCGATCCGTCTTATGGTTGTTTCTCCTGCCGGGTACGCTGCTTTATCTGGCATTGTTCATGGTACCAACACTATACGGATTGTTTTACTCCTTCACTGATTGGGACGGCATCTCGCCGTCCTATCAGCTTGTTGGTCTAAACAATTACGCGAAAACCTTGCATAATATCGTTTTTCAAAAAGCGTTATGGAATAACACGAAATTCATGCTTGCGGTTGTCATTGCACAGACGGTCATATCGCTTGCATTGGCACTTCTTCTCGTTAAAAATAAGAAAATTAACGTATTCCTGCGTGCGCTATATTTTTTTCCGACGATTCTATCCTCCGTGGCTGTAGGGTTGATCTGGTCATTTATGTACGACCCGTCGCTAGGGCTTATTAATACGCTTTTGAAGGAAATCGGATTAGGTGCGTACGGTCAAAATTGGATTGGCGGCGTAAAAATTGCTCTGTATGCCATTGCGGGTGTCCAAGTTTGGGCGCATGCGGGGCAGATGATGATTGTATTTGTAGCAGGCCTGCACGCTATCCCTGAGGAACTTTACGAAGCTGCGAGGATCGATGGAGGTAATAGGTTTCAAATATTTCGTAAGGTCACTTGGCCGCTTCTCGCGCCTTCTGCGACGATTGTGATTGCTTATACAACGATTCAATCTTTTAAAGCGTTTGATCTAATTTTTACCATGACAGACGGTGGACCTAATTACGCAACAGAAATTTTGACTACCTATATCTATCACACAGCTTTTGCGAACTATTCGTTCGGCATGGCATCAGCGGGTTCAGTTTTGTTTCTCATTTTATTATCCGTATTAACGATCCTGCAGTTCAAAGCGTTGCGGGCGGATCGTGTTTCCTACTAAATTAAATGAGGTACTAACCACTATGGGGATGAAATGGTTCGGTCGCTTGATCTTAGGGCTGTACGCTTTATTGATCGCAGCGCCTTTATATTTTGTAGTCGTCTCTTCCTTCAAAATGACACAACGCTTCTTCGCCTCGCCGCTCGGCTGGCCAAAGCCGTTCACGTTTGGCAATTTTGAGGGTATTTTCAAGGGACAAACGATGGGGAAGTACTTCTTCAACAGCGTGGAAGTAACCCTAGGAACCGTGGTTATTGAGCTTGCATTGGGGAGCTTGATCGCTTACGCGATATTTCGCTTTGGAGGGCTGATTGCCAAATTAGTCTTCGGCATATTCCTAGCAGGACTTATCGTGCCTTCCCAGGTTAACATGCTGCCAATTTATTCATTAACACACAAGCTTGGCTGGTCGGATGATTTATATGGACTTGTTCTAGTCTCAGTGGCGATGCTCATGCCTTTGACGGTTTTCATGCTAAAGGGCTTTATGCAGGTGCTGAATAAAGAAATTTTGGAAGCGGGTAGTATAGATGGGGCCAGCGAGTGGAAACTATACGCACGCATTGCTTTGCCATTGTCTGCGCCATCCTTAGCAGCAACAGCCACGTTTTTATTCGTTATGGTTTGGAATGATTTATTAATTCCAATGCTGCTGATCAATAGTAAATCCAAATTAACACTGCCTTTGGCCATGCTGCAGTT
This window encodes:
- a CDS encoding ABC transporter substrate-binding protein, coding for MRKSSLRYSFLVASLSIISFLTACGSSSSTGASPAASAVSTASSTAAATTSAKPVTISFLHWRGEDVNSLNGIITKFQAENPNIKVEMQTMPSEQYQSTAQAKLADGSVGDVFTSFPGAQFEALAKAGIFTDLSSEKFLSNFNDTLIQVGKKDGKQVAVPYQLVYNDPIYNVKLFQKYNLTPPKDWAGFLALCETLKKNGIIPIAFAGADIGPGQFMNTMVMNNEPSTDIFTKVEAGQAKLTDEFWVKTLTQFKELNDKGYLQPDALGTKDAAAGALFIQEKAAILASGSYQLAQNKKQNSNLEQKLLAPITVAADQAKFEGVHTSTFMLAVNSKSKHPAEAKKFIEFLSKKDIAGTYANETGQNVTVKDVQYTTPELQVATEWSSKKTLFQPRFSITNADNQKAVTNSIQAVLSGKSPQDAAKEAQAIIDQHLVK
- a CDS encoding carbohydrate ABC transporter permease gives rise to the protein MGMKWFGRLILGLYALLIAAPLYFVVVSSFKMTQRFFASPLGWPKPFTFGNFEGIFKGQTMGKYFFNSVEVTLGTVVIELALGSLIAYAIFRFGGLIAKLVFGIFLAGLIVPSQVNMLPIYSLTHKLGWSDDLYGLVLVSVAMLMPLTVFMLKGFMQVLNKEILEAGSIDGASEWKLYARIALPLSAPSLAATATFLFVMVWNDLLIPMLLINSKSKLTLPLAMLQFRGEYMTDYPMLLTGVVITAVPMVVMFLFLQRYFVAGVMAGSLKG
- a CDS encoding carbohydrate ABC transporter permease, translating into MSHNRSVLWLFLLPGTLLYLALFMVPTLYGLFYSFTDWDGISPSYQLVGLNNYAKTLHNIVFQKALWNNTKFMLAVVIAQTVISLALALLLVKNKKINVFLRALYFFPTILSSVAVGLIWSFMYDPSLGLINTLLKEIGLGAYGQNWIGGVKIALYAIAGVQVWAHAGQMMIVFVAGLHAIPEELYEAARIDGGNRFQIFRKVTWPLLAPSATIVIAYTTIQSFKAFDLIFTMTDGGPNYATEILTTYIYHTAFANYSFGMASAGSVLFLILLSVLTILQFKALRADRVSY